Proteins encoded together in one Marinobacter sp. Arc7-DN-1 window:
- the ltrA gene encoding group II intron reverse transcriptase/maturase, giving the protein MKTEAARMGQGNQGGAGRNPAETGARVEADAEAHSWTNAEPNARMEQVLERPNLMRAYQRVVSNKGAAGVDQMPTTALKGHLQQHWPTVRERLLAGRYHPQPIRRVSIPKPQGGERVLGIPTVQDRLIQQALHQVLSPMLEPTFSDHSYGFRPGRSAHQAVKAMQQHINEGHRWVVDLDLAQFFDRVNHDVLMSLLARRITDRRILTLIRRYLEAGMLDGGVVSPRREGTPQGGPLSPLLSNVLLTELDRELERRGHRFCRYADDCNIYVRSKRAGHRIMASLTHYLETHLRLKINTEKSAVDRPWRRSYLGYSVSWHKQVRLRIAPKSLKAHQANLRQLLRRSRGRSLLTTIQHLNPVLRGWANYYRLTDSKRSVEAMDGWVRRRLRLILWRQWKRVHTRARNLMRLGLVEERAWKSATNGRGPWWNSGASHMNAALPKKVFNRLSLVSLLDTMTRLQSQP; this is encoded by the coding sequence ATGAAGACAGAAGCGGCCCGGATGGGTCAGGGCAATCAGGGAGGCGCCGGACGGAATCCGGCAGAGACTGGTGCCCGTGTCGAGGCAGACGCGGAGGCTCATTCGTGGACGAACGCGGAGCCGAACGCGCGGATGGAACAGGTGCTTGAGCGCCCGAACCTGATGCGTGCGTATCAGCGGGTGGTGTCCAACAAGGGCGCAGCTGGCGTCGATCAGATGCCCACAACGGCCCTGAAAGGCCACCTGCAACAGCATTGGCCAACGGTGCGTGAGCGCTTATTGGCCGGACGCTACCATCCTCAGCCCATACGCCGGGTCAGTATCCCCAAGCCGCAAGGCGGCGAACGGGTACTGGGTATTCCGACGGTACAAGATCGCCTGATTCAACAAGCCCTTCACCAAGTGCTGAGCCCGATGCTGGAACCGACCTTCTCGGATCACAGTTACGGCTTCCGGCCTGGGAGAAGTGCCCATCAGGCGGTCAAGGCGATGCAGCAGCACATCAATGAGGGCCACCGTTGGGTGGTCGATCTGGATCTGGCCCAGTTCTTTGACCGGGTCAACCACGATGTGCTGATGAGCCTGCTGGCTCGTCGCATCACCGACCGCCGGATACTGACCCTGATCCGACGTTATCTGGAAGCCGGCATGCTGGACGGTGGGGTGGTCAGCCCGAGACGGGAAGGGACGCCACAAGGCGGCCCGCTCTCGCCTCTGCTCTCCAATGTTCTTTTGACCGAACTGGACAGGGAGCTGGAGCGCCGGGGCCATCGGTTCTGCCGCTACGCGGACGACTGCAATATCTACGTTCGTAGCAAGCGAGCCGGGCACCGGATCATGGCCAGCCTCACCCACTATCTGGAAACGCACTTGCGCCTGAAGATCAACACGGAGAAAAGCGCCGTGGATCGGCCTTGGCGCCGGAGCTATCTGGGTTACAGCGTAAGCTGGCACAAACAGGTTCGGCTGAGGATTGCGCCCAAGAGCCTGAAAGCTCATCAGGCCAACCTGCGTCAGTTGCTCCGACGATCACGGGGGCGATCGCTGCTGACCACCATCCAACACCTGAATCCAGTGCTGCGAGGGTGGGCGAACTACTACCGCCTGACCGACTCAAAGCGCTCGGTAGAGGCGATGGACGGGTGGGTACGGCGACGACTCCGCCTGATCCTGTGGCGACAATGGAAGCGAGTTCACACTCGAGCTCGCAACCTGATGCGGCTTGGACTGGTGGAGGAACGGGCTTGGAAAAGCGCGACAAACGGGCGCGGGCCTTGGTGGAATAGCGGGGCATCGCATATGAATGCCGCACTCCCCAAGAAGGTCTTTAACCGCCTGTCTCTGGTAAGCTTGTTGGATACGATGACTCGGCTTCAGAGCCAGCCATGA